In the Streptomyces coeruleoprunus genome, GCAGCGCCGGTACGGGCGTGCCCGGCAGGGACGCCAGCCAGAACTCGGTGGGCGGCCGGCGCGGGTCGCGCCACTCGCCGAGCAGCAGCAGGGACTGCGACGGCAGGGCCACGGCCGCGCGGCGCGGCCGGGACGGCGCGGCGTCCGGCAGGGACACGCGTGCGGCCACCACCAGGGAGGCCCGCACGGTGCCCTGGCCACCACCACCCGGGTCGCTCCACTCCACCGGGCGGCGCAGCGCCTTGACCGACTCGGCGATCTGCTGCGCGGTCAGCCGGCCCGCGCCGAAGCCCGGCATCGAGGGGTCGGCCACGGCCAGCCCCGTCGTCGCCGACACCCGCACCAGCAGCGGCACGTCGGCGGCCCGGTACCGCAGGACCGTCGACCGCACGTCCGGGCCGCACGCGCCCAGCACCACCGGCCGGCGCGGCACGTCCCAGCCGAGCATCGTGTCCAGCACCGCGGCCGACGCGCACTCCTCCAGCGTCTCCTCCACCGCCTCGTCCGGGATCTCCGCCCGCCGGCGCCGCGTCGCGTCCCGCACCCAGCGGTCCGGCAGGTGCAGCCGCCAGCTGACCGGCGCGCTCATCTCCTCCGACGCGAACCACACCCCGAACGCGTGCTGCCCGCTCGTCGACTGGCCCAGCTGCGGCACGAACCTGCGGTCCACGCCCACCGAGTGCTCGCCCACCTTGGGGATCGCCATCGGCTGCACCACCCACGCCTGCGGCGGCATCACGTCCTGGAGGTAGCGGGCCAGGGCCTCCCGCATCACGGACCAGTCCCACGTCGAGTCGGCGATGAAGTGGTGCAGGCTCTGCTCGGCGGCGGCCCCGCCGCCCAGGTACGTGGCGATGTTCCGCATCGACTTGCGCCCGTCGACGGCGAGCAGTCCGCGCACGTACTGCTCGGCGCGCCG is a window encoding:
- a CDS encoding IS701 family transposase, with protein sequence MSRAVFAGHETPHGWAEIAQPSDVVAELATALFPATLRRRDQRRRAEQYVRGLLAVDGRKSMRNIATYLGGGAAAEQSLHHFIADSTWDWSVMREALARYLQDVMPPQAWVVQPMAIPKVGEHSVGVDRRFVPQLGQSTSGQHAFGVWFASEEMSAPVSWRLHLPDRWVRDATRRRRAEIPDEAVEETLEECASAAVLDTMLGWDVPRRPVVLGACGPDVRSTVLRYRAADVPLLVRVSATTGLAVADPSMPGFGAGRLTAQQIAESVKALRRPVEWSDPGGGGQGTVRASLVVAARVSLPDAAPSRPRRAAVALPSQSLLLLGEWRDPRRPPTEFWLASLPGTPVPALLRLAKLSRRVAHDVTTVGEQVGLRDFEGRSYRGWHRHITLASVAHTARALESTSPLPLPSAFYATGLPA